CGGATGGAGGCTGTGCAACAAGACTTTTTTGCCAACGCCTCTCATGAACTGAAAACTCCGCTGAGTATCATTAAAGGCTTCGCAGAAGGATTACAAGATGGGGTTAGCGCCGGGAAGCAGGATCATTATATGAAAGTCATTGTAGAGGAAGCGGACAAAATGGAGCGATTGGTCAAAGATATGCTGGACCTCGCCAAATTGGAATCGGGTACTCTCAAGCTTCGCAAGACGACCTTTATCTTGAGTGAGCTGGTGGAGGAGGTCGTGGACAAGCTCTTCCACCTGTTGAAGGAGAAAAAGCTGGAAGTAGTCATTATCCCCGCCAATGAGATGCCGATCCATGCCGATGTAGGATGGCTGGAACAGGTGATTATCAACTTTGTTGTCAATGCCATACGACATGCTGAGGAAGGAAGCTCCATCACGATTCGTATCGAAGGTGCTGGGGAAATCAGCTCCTTTTCCATTGAAAATAAAGGTGAGACCATTCCTGATGATCAACTGGAGCAGATATGGGATCGCTTTTACCGGGCTGAGCTGTCCCGAAGCCGCCAGACAGGTGGGACAGGGCTCGGGCTGTCGATCGTCAAACGAATTTTGGATTTGCACGAATTCCACTTTAAGGTGGAGAATACCAAGGACGGCGTCCGTTTTGTTGTTATATTCGGAGGCTAAGCTATGGCAAAGGAGTTAAGAGTATGAAATGGAATTGGTTGCCCTCACTATGCACGATTGCAAACCTGGGGGCAGGGGTCTTATCCCTGTATTTCACGATTCATGAGCAATACATGACCGCCTTTATTCTCGTGGTGGTGGCTGCTTTATGGGATGTATTAGACGGTTTACTGGCAAGGCTGCTGCATTGTTCCAGTGATTTTGGCAAACAGCTCGATTCGCTGGCGGATGTGGTCTCATTTGGGGTTGCCCCTGCTTTCTTGATCTTGTTATACAAGCTGGGAGATACCCATTGGGTAGGACCACTTGTGGCTGTTTTGTTTGTCATATGTGGTGCGGTAAGATTGGCAAGATTCAACCTAATGGCTTTTAGTAAAGGCTTTGTGGGTATGCCGATTACGGCGGCGGGAGTGATTTTGTCCTTTATGTTTTTATGGAGTGAGCATTTGAAGCCGGGGTTGTTGCTTGCGTTAATGGTAGTGCTGTCGTTCCTGATGGTTAGCCGTATTCCCTTCCCGTCCTTCAAAAAATAATCGGTCAGGAGGTGGCGCTCCTATGGAATGGGCCATCAGCATGATTACACAATACGGATATATCGCTATTTTTGCTCTTCTTGCTCTTGGGATTATTGGCCTACCGGTTCCAGATGAAATTATTATGGTGTTTGTCGGCTATTTATCTTCTATTATGGTACTGAATTATTCGGTGTCTATCTTAGTCAGCTTCATCGGTGCAATGACAGGGATGATGATCAGCTACACGCTAGGCAAAAAGCTGGGCCAGCCCTTGGTGGATAAGCACGGCAAGTGGGTTGGATTGACACCGAAGCGATTTGCAAGAGTTAAGGGGTGGTTTGCGCGCTTTGGGTTGTGGACCATTTTGTTTGGTTATTTTATCCCAGGAGTCAGACATGCAACAAGCTATTTGTCAGGGCTTAGTGCGATGCCTGTCCGAAAATATATGCTGGTGGCAAGCGCAGGTTCTCTGATATGGACGCTTATTTTTATCTCCATTGGTTATATTGCAGGGGCGAATATAAACTTTCATTAAGGTGACCCCAAAAGTAATGTAGCATTTTTCACGTATACCACCGATAATATAAATAAAGATGATATTGTACAACCAGTGAGGGGATCTGTATTGAATGCATTAATGAAGTATATTGAGAAGTTACCTGGTTTTCTGCAAATGATCTTAAATATCTCGCTATTTCTGGTCGGGCTGATTTTAAGCTTCTTACTTCTAAAAGAAACATGGTCCATTTTTTCTTATGTTTTTTTGTACACAGAGGCCGACAAAAATTACTATGAATTCACGGAAGAGCTGCTTGTATTTTTCTTGTATTTTGAATTCATAGCATTAATAGTTAAGTACTTTAAAACCAATTTTCATTTTCCATTACGTTATTTCATCTATATTGGGATTACGGCCGTCATCAGGCTCATTATTGTGGACCATGATGATGCTAAAAATACATTCTGGTGGTCCATTGCTATTCTAGTCATGGTAGGTTCTCTATTGATCGCTAACAGTAAATTGTTAAAAAGAGAAAGTTAATGCCGGGAAAGATTGCAAAGGGTGACAGTCAAGTGGGAGAGAGGGAATAAAGACGAATGGTAAGAAACTGGATGAATCATGCGGGCGTCAGGCGGATAGCCGTCCTTGCGATAATCGTTTTGCTGTTGTTTATGTTAAGAAGCATGATGAATATTATGTTGTTAACACTGCTGCTTACGATCTTGATTGGCAGTATATATAACGGAGTGAATAAGCTGGTCAAGCGGTTTGTCAATGTACCGTCAATGGTCGTACTGCTACTGGTGTATGGTCTGCTGATCCTGATTATGGTGTGGGGCGTTTACCGAATGGTGCCGCTAATCATTGTACAGGTCAAGCAGGTGTATCTCATGATTCAGCAAGCGTATATGTATCCTGATCGTAATCAATGGAACGAAACGATTATCGAATTTATGGACACACTGAATGTTCAGCGGCTATTTGAGCCTGGCCTGAGTGCAGTAATGAAGGTCAGTCAATTGGGAACACAGCTTCTGGTGTCAATTATTTTGAGCTTGTTCTTCCTGATGGAAAAATCCTATATTACACGCTTTACAGCTACGTTTGTAGATAGCAAGCTGGGCTGGTTTTTCAAGGAAGTGGGTCATTTTGGCCGTATGTTTCTGGGTACGTTCGGGAAGGTATTGGAGGCTCAACTGCTGATTTCACTTATTAACTGTATATTGACCACGATTGCGCTCTGGATTATGGGCTTCCCTAATCTGCTCGGTCTTGCGCTCATCATTTTCGTACTGGGATTGGTTCCGGTGGCAGGTGTGTTTATCTCACTGGCACCGCTCGGCCTGATCGCTTTCAGTGTCGGTGGCATTCAATATGTAATTTATCTGGTTATATTGATCGTGGTGATTCATGCGATTGAGGCCTATTTCTTAAATCCGAAGCTGATGTCATCCAAAACGAATTTACCGATTTTCTTTACCTTTGTCGTACTTATTTTCTCTGAGCATCTGATTGGAATTTGGGGCTTGATTGTAGGTATTCCGTTGTTTGTTTTCTTCCTTGATCTGATTGGGATAAAACGCAAGCAAGAGAAGGATACTTGATTCAGCAATACAGATTCCGCCCTAGTATAGTGACTATTGATATATCACAAATGCCTGCGAAACCGCAGGCATTTTTTTATTGCCCTTTTGTTCACAGGAAAAATCGCTGACGCTCATCCACTTTTTAATTCTCTTGTTAGCTATAGTACACTGAATATGCAAGATCAGATCAAGTTCGGAGAAATGAGATGATACGGTTGGAACAGAAAATTAAGGTATTGGCTATATCGGGTAGCCTTCGTCAAAAGTCCTCCAATACAGCACTTATGAAGGCTACTATGGGGCTGGCTTCTGAAAATATGATGTTCACAGTCTATGATGGGTTGGAAGATCTCCCGCATTTTAACCCTGACTTGGATGTAGATGAGGGGCCAGCTTCCGTAAGAGGGCTACGGGAACAATTGAAA
The Paenibacillus peoriae DNA segment above includes these coding regions:
- the psiE gene encoding phosphate-starvation-inducible protein PsiE codes for the protein MNALMKYIEKLPGFLQMILNISLFLVGLILSFLLLKETWSIFSYVFLYTEADKNYYEFTEELLVFFLYFEFIALIVKYFKTNFHFPLRYFIYIGITAVIRLIIVDHDDAKNTFWWSIAILVMVGSLLIANSKLLKRES
- a CDS encoding AI-2E family transporter, with protein sequence MVRNWMNHAGVRRIAVLAIIVLLLFMLRSMMNIMLLTLLLTILIGSIYNGVNKLVKRFVNVPSMVVLLLVYGLLILIMVWGVYRMVPLIIVQVKQVYLMIQQAYMYPDRNQWNETIIEFMDTLNVQRLFEPGLSAVMKVSQLGTQLLVSIILSLFFLMEKSYITRFTATFVDSKLGWFFKEVGHFGRMFLGTFGKVLEAQLLISLINCILTTIALWIMGFPNLLGLALIIFVLGLVPVAGVFISLAPLGLIAFSVGGIQYVIYLVILIVVIHAIEAYFLNPKLMSSKTNLPIFFTFVVLIFSEHLIGIWGLIVGIPLFVFFLDLIGIKRKQEKDT
- the pssA gene encoding CDP-diacylglycerol--serine O-phosphatidyltransferase; translation: MKWNWLPSLCTIANLGAGVLSLYFTIHEQYMTAFILVVVAALWDVLDGLLARLLHCSSDFGKQLDSLADVVSFGVAPAFLILLYKLGDTHWVGPLVAVLFVICGAVRLARFNLMAFSKGFVGMPITAAGVILSFMFLWSEHLKPGLLLALMVVLSFLMVSRIPFPSFKK
- a CDS encoding DedA family protein: MEWAISMITQYGYIAIFALLALGIIGLPVPDEIIMVFVGYLSSIMVLNYSVSILVSFIGAMTGMMISYTLGKKLGQPLVDKHGKWVGLTPKRFARVKGWFARFGLWTILFGYFIPGVRHATSYLSGLSAMPVRKYMLVASAGSLIWTLIFISIGYIAGANINFH